From Nostoc sp. KVJ3, the proteins below share one genomic window:
- a CDS encoding relaxase/mobilization nuclease domain-containing protein: protein MFGRNARELAREFRLSRQLNPEAEKVVHHVSLSLSPGEQLDNDTWCLVADKYIEEMGYTANQYAIYRHSDRNHDHIHICASRISLDDGKITRDSWEYVRSEKIIRQLELEYGLQQTLSSKEKLNRAPAMGNSDESKGNN from the coding sequence ATGTTTGGCAGAAATGCCAGAGAACTCGCTAGAGAATTCCGACTGTCTCGACAACTTAATCCAGAAGCGGAGAAAGTAGTTCACCATGTTTCGCTCTCACTAAGCCCAGGCGAACAGCTAGACAATGATACTTGGTGCCTTGTAGCCGACAAGTACATCGAGGAAATGGGTTACACAGCTAACCAATATGCCATCTACCGCCACAGCGACCGCAACCACGACCATATACATATTTGCGCCAGCAGAATCAGTTTGGATGACGGCAAGATTACCCGCGATAGCTGGGAGTATGTGCGCTCTGAAAAAATCATTCGACAGCTAGAACTAGAATATGGTTTACAGCAAACTCTAAGTAGCAAGGAGAAACTGAACCGCGCCCCAGCTATGGGCAACAGCGACGAATCGAAAGGGAACAACTAG
- a CDS encoding double zinc ribbon domain-containing protein has translation MDTLKTPMPQEPIGDYIKRLRVELKMSQNQLAHQAGIHLHTYGKIERGITTRLNHKTRRGLARALSIPIEYLEGICSDEEIQQPFTSIKFCPQCWTPGTPTEPIWNDIRSLYCFMCGFELVAHCLKCGKSVTTFKHSYCPYCGFYYKNTIVEIGSNREHALRKNSRTKKK, from the coding sequence ATGGATACTTTGAAGACACCCATGCCACAGGAACCGATTGGCGACTACATTAAGCGGTTGCGTGTGGAATTAAAGATGAGTCAAAATCAGCTAGCTCATCAGGCTGGTATTCACCTGCATACATACGGAAAAATAGAACGGGGGATCACGACGAGATTAAATCACAAAACCCGTCGGGGGCTAGCTAGGGCTTTATCGATACCAATTGAGTACTTAGAAGGAATTTGTAGCGATGAGGAAATACAGCAACCATTTACCAGCATTAAATTTTGTCCCCAATGCTGGACTCCAGGGACACCCACAGAACCGATTTGGAACGATATCAGGTCATTGTACTGCTTTATGTGCGGGTTTGAGCTTGTTGCCCACTGTCTCAAATGTGGTAAATCAGTGACAACTTTCAAGCATTCCTACTGTCCTTATTGCGGCTTTTATTACAAAAATACGATTGTTGAAATTGGTAGTAACAGAGAGCATGCTTTGAGAAAAAACTCTCGAACCAAGAAAAAGTGA
- a CDS encoding tyrosine-type recombinase/integrase, whose protein sequence is MTVTLATVITEFLSRPDLAKSTRRTYELVLKPILGEYGIWEIEIIGKQTLIEYLRSLDDCSYTTHRKYQAILQSLFNFAVEQGYIKFNPINGLKQRQPNPDRGEHKTDSVVRYLTPEQLNILYYSVKSDLRMNAIVHLLHRSGCRISELLALNIDDVNQDLYKFQVLGKGNKRRCCYFSDGAAEALSKFILYERHNTVDALFTAQQPVTKVVSRISYRTVHEYWRELISIYPELVGVRIHDLRHTFATERVGLMGIEELRALMGHENIQTTLRYQKVTSARAEEVARQALKSLT, encoded by the coding sequence TTGACTGTTACTTTAGCCACTGTTATTACTGAGTTTTTGTCACGCCCGGATTTAGCTAAAAGTACCAGACGTACTTATGAATTGGTGTTGAAACCAATACTTGGAGAATACGGTATTTGGGAGATTGAGATTATCGGTAAGCAGACTTTAATTGAGTATTTAAGAAGTTTGGATGATTGCAGCTATACAACTCATCGCAAGTACCAAGCAATACTACAAAGTTTGTTTAATTTCGCTGTGGAGCAAGGTTATATTAAGTTTAATCCCATTAATGGTTTAAAACAGCGTCAACCAAATCCTGATAGGGGAGAACATAAAACTGATTCTGTAGTAAGATATTTAACACCTGAACAGTTAAATATCCTTTATTATTCTGTTAAATCTGACCTACGTATGAATGCTATAGTGCATCTTCTACATCGCTCAGGTTGCCGTATATCAGAGCTTTTAGCGTTAAATATAGATGATGTTAACCAAGACTTATATAAATTTCAAGTACTTGGTAAAGGTAACAAACGGCGTTGTTGTTATTTTAGTGATGGGGCTGCCGAGGCATTAAGTAAATTTATCTTATATGAGCGCCACAATACCGTAGATGCACTCTTCACAGCACAACAGCCAGTGACTAAAGTTGTTAGTAGAATTAGCTATCGCACTGTGCATGAATATTGGCGAGAGTTAATAAGTATATATCCGGAGCTAGTCGGAGTCAGAATCCACGATTTACGGCATACTTTTGCTACTGAGCGTGTTGGGCTAATGGGTATTGAGGAATTGCGGGCACTGATGGGGCATGAGAATATTCAAACAACTCTACGTTACCAAAAAGTTACGTCTGCTAGGGCGGAAGAAGTTGCACGTCAGGCTTTAAAAAGTTTAACTTAA
- a CDS encoding glycosyltransferase family 2 protein, which translates to MQVVAHFTIKSKHRSQNTSNSPQQILNSPTTVSIIIPTYNRKDYLNHALDSVCCQTYTDYEIIVIDDGSTDGTADWIHTHYPQVKLLQIPTNTGAAAARNLGIKNALGQFIAFLDSDDQWLPDYLQHQIDTLKQTPTAVLSYCNYIAITSVDHKGDRMSLSPSHPDDLILSMLWRCFIQGYSRDTCKMGHVVKLCKQKLYNPCQNYLHNFSSQN; encoded by the coding sequence ATGCAAGTCGTCGCTCATTTTACTATTAAATCTAAACACCGCTCTCAAAACACTTCTAACTCCCCTCAGCAAATTTTAAATTCACCAACCACTGTTTCGATTATCATTCCAACTTACAATCGAAAAGATTATCTTAATCACGCTCTCGATAGCGTCTGTTGTCAAACCTATACTGACTACGAAATTATTGTAATTGATGACGGTTCTACCGATGGGACTGCTGATTGGATTCATACACACTATCCACAGGTAAAACTGTTACAAATACCCACTAATACTGGTGCTGCTGCCGCTAGAAATTTGGGCATCAAAAACGCACTCGGACAATTTATCGCCTTCCTCGACAGCGACGACCAATGGCTACCAGATTACCTGCAACATCAAATTGACACTCTCAAACAAACACCCACTGCTGTCCTCAGCTACTGCAACTATATCGCCATCACAAGCGTTGACCACAAGGGCGACCGAATGAGCCTCAGTCCAAGCCATCCTGATGACCTGATTCTTTCAATGCTTTGGCGATGTTTCATTCAGGGGTACAGCCGGGATACGTGCAAAATGGGACACGTTGTAAAGTTATGTAAACAAAAACTCTACAACCCTTGCCAGAACTACCTTCATAATTTCTCAAGCCAAAACTAA
- a CDS encoding MobC family plasmid mobilization relaxosome protein, with protein MRPKLSKNLLRTKTLEARINVIEHEMIKLKAQDAGLSIAELTRRSVLLKPLPKRLSKITLATYRELVRIGNNINQLTRATNTAIKMGLRPPADPEQLEQLQQLLKQIGRELSQIETEITDDDDIDDDGEQEDWE; from the coding sequence ATGCGCCCGAAACTGTCAAAAAACCTGCTTCGTACTAAGACATTAGAAGCTCGTATCAACGTAATCGAACACGAGATGATTAAGCTCAAAGCACAAGACGCGGGACTAAGCATAGCTGAATTAACTCGACGCAGTGTTTTACTAAAACCACTGCCAAAACGACTGAGCAAAATAACCCTAGCTACTTATAGAGAATTAGTACGCATCGGCAACAATATTAATCAACTTACCAGAGCTACCAATACAGCTATTAAAATGGGACTGCGACCACCAGCAGATCCAGAACAACTAGAACAGCTACAACAACTCTTAAAACAAATTGGTCGGGAACTGTCCCAAATCGAAACTGAAATTACTGATGACGATGACATTGACGACGACGGAGAGCAGGAGGACTGGGAGTAA
- a CDS encoding toprim domain-containing protein — protein MRNTPPQQSIKTQLIEVIDRAIVDKPTMPQLVERLQLQGVEVRHGLTRNGKSKGISYSWNDQKFSGTSLGPAYTFPGLQKHKFIDYQPQRDDELIENLLKNPKEQAVESQRFINTIVDFIEQSVVDDALAETLPQLTEQLSIYRQQLFRAKTAFNDFETALTTELQSHADQKAILSISDYIEQSAIESALTETVLGLTEQLSQYKEQLFIDKTTFNDFDEAFTAELQSHAVKKAILSIFDYIEQSTIESALTETVLGLTEQISQYKEQLFIDKTTFNDFDEAFTAELQSHAVKKTISSIFDYIEQSAIESALSQAVLGLTQQVSQYHQQLLEAKTTFNDFETALTAELQSHAEKRAILSISDYVEQSTVESALTETVLELTQQLSQYKEQLVTAKTTFNDLDAVLANELQSYLEKRAISSISDYIEQSAVESALTQTVLELTQQLSQYKEELITAKTTFNDLDAVLATELQSYLEKRAISSISDYIEQSTVESALTETVLELTQQLSQNQQQLSAGRSIFDDLEAAIVYLEQLHRSQKPVDAIALNQTPTITTDEPKLTPNQTAELYEYYSADLQNLLVTDRDKEIAIRALLDDKPAQDVEEIIFASPAGWTIDEAKALVLIANNQLAHLQEQPQFVPPPEDESKRQVLQYYLTQKRAITNFLVQPLQRQGLGYIDQQAQVVFIKRGLDGSKSGALVWDTARIDNRCTEYPENSDGLRPAGGDRSPGWFHFKLGGEPDDKIERVYLCSSPIDALTMAEIDRNAHKGQPPVRTMYMAVDDQDNLPFELLRNISRIGLAFNNDDLGNEAAQVVQEMLPQAKRIAPKGLSWNEVFVRERQQQQEMLEQKQRGRGFSR, from the coding sequence TTGAGAAACACGCCGCCACAACAGTCAATCAAAACCCAACTAATTGAAGTAATCGACCGCGCCATAGTAGATAAACCGACTATGCCGCAACTGGTTGAGCGATTGCAATTACAAGGTGTAGAAGTTCGTCACGGATTAACACGCAACGGTAAAAGTAAGGGCATCTCGTACTCGTGGAATGACCAGAAATTCAGCGGCACATCTTTGGGGCCTGCCTATACATTCCCAGGTTTACAAAAACATAAGTTTATTGACTACCAGCCCCAACGGGATGATGAGCTTATTGAGAATCTGTTGAAGAATCCTAAAGAGCAAGCAGTGGAGAGCCAAAGATTCATAAATACAATCGTTGACTTTATTGAACAGTCAGTAGTTGATGATGCCTTGGCTGAAACGTTGCCACAATTAACAGAACAACTATCTATTTATCGGCAACAACTCTTTCGAGCTAAAACTGCATTCAATGACTTTGAAACAGCGTTGACGACTGAGTTGCAATCCCACGCAGATCAGAAAGCAATTTTGTCAATCTCTGATTATATTGAGCAATCAGCTATCGAGTCAGCTTTAACTGAAACAGTATTAGGATTAACAGAGCAACTATCTCAATACAAAGAGCAACTATTTATTGATAAAACTACATTCAATGACTTTGATGAAGCATTTACGGCTGAGTTGCAATCCCATGCAGTGAAGAAAGCCATTTTATCAATCTTTGATTATATTGAGCAATCAACTATCGAGTCAGCTTTAACTGAAACAGTATTAGGATTAACAGAGCAAATTTCTCAATACAAAGAGCAACTATTTATTGATAAAACTACATTCAATGACTTTGATGAAGCATTTACGGCTGAGTTGCAATCCCATGCAGTGAAGAAAACCATTTCATCAATCTTTGATTATATTGAGCAATCAGCTATCGAGTCAGCTTTAAGCCAAGCAGTATTAGGATTAACACAGCAAGTTTCTCAATATCATCAGCAGCTACTTGAAGCGAAAACTACATTCAATGACTTTGAAACAGCATTGACGGCTGAGTTACAATCTCATGCAGAGAAGAGAGCTATCTTATCAATCTCTGATTACGTTGAGCAATCGACTGTTGAATCTGCCTTAACTGAAACAGTATTAGAATTAACGCAACAACTTTCTCAATACAAAGAGCAGCTTGTTACAGCTAAAACTACATTCAATGACCTGGATGCAGTACTTGCGAATGAGTTACAATCATATCTAGAGAAAAGAGCTATTTCATCGATTTCTGATTATATTGAGCAATCGGCTGTTGAATCAGCATTAACCCAAACAGTATTAGAATTAACGCAACAACTTTCTCAATACAAAGAGGAACTCATTACAGCTAAAACTACATTCAATGACCTGGATGCAGTTCTTGCAACTGAGTTACAATCATATCTAGAGAAGAGAGCCATTTCATCAATTTCTGATTATATTGAGCAATCGACTGTTGAATCGGCCTTAACTGAAACAGTATTAGAATTAACACAACAACTTTCTCAAAATCAGCAGCAGCTATCAGCCGGAAGAAGCATATTCGACGACCTGGAAGCAGCGATTGTTTATTTGGAGCAACTCCATAGATCGCAAAAACCAGTAGACGCAATTGCTCTTAATCAAACTCCAACTATAACCACAGATGAACCAAAGCTAACCCCGAATCAAACAGCCGAGTTATATGAGTATTACAGCGCCGACTTGCAAAACTTATTAGTGACTGACCGAGATAAAGAAATTGCAATCAGGGCGCTATTAGATGATAAACCAGCCCAAGATGTTGAAGAAATTATCTTTGCCAGTCCAGCCGGATGGACTATTGATGAAGCTAAAGCATTAGTTTTAATCGCTAACAATCAACTGGCACACTTACAAGAACAACCCCAGTTTGTACCTCCACCAGAGGATGAAAGCAAAAGGCAAGTACTACAGTATTACCTGACTCAAAAACGCGCTATAACTAATTTTCTTGTGCAACCATTACAACGGCAGGGGTTGGGTTATATAGATCAACAGGCTCAGGTTGTGTTTATCAAGCGGGGTTTAGATGGTTCTAAGTCAGGCGCACTGGTTTGGGATACCGCACGGATTGACAATCGTTGTACGGAGTACCCCGAAAACAGCGATGGGCTACGCCCCGCCGGAGGCGATCGCTCTCCTGGGTGGTTTCATTTCAAATTGGGTGGAGAGCCTGACGATAAAATTGAGAGAGTATACCTGTGTTCTTCCCCCATTGATGCGCTGACAATGGCAGAGATTGATAGGAATGCACACAAGGGGCAACCACCAGTTAGAACAATGTACATGGCAGTGGATGACCAGGATAACTTGCCTTTTGAACTCCTCAGAAATATCAGCAGAATTGGACTGGCATTTAATAATGATGATCTTGGTAATGAAGCTGCCCAGGTTGTTCAGGAAATGCTACCCCAGGCTAAAAGAATTGCACCCAAGGGGCTTAGTTGGAATGAGGTTTTTGTTAGAGAGCGGCAGCAGCAGCAAGAGATGCTGGAGCAAAAGCAACGGGGGCGAGGTTTTAGTCGATGA
- a CDS encoding Tn3 family transposase: MTSIERTAYPRFKRQFTTKELTEIYTPTKSEIAFAYNTTKGESNILSLLVILKSFQRLGYFPSIADIPLKIINHIRSHLKFALDIVLGYENNKTMYRHRTAIREYLQVKSFNQTALHLAVSAVNESAQVMDNPADLMNVAIAELIKNRYELPGFNTLNRLVRRVRNVVNQNLFNLVLSRLSNDYQQRLLDLLDNHPVEYRSLYNNLKQLPKRPTRNHLNDLIVHSIWLDSLGDIKPLLADMTAAKIQHFAAEARVLDASEIKEFNLPKRITLILCLIYSASVMTRDNLVEMFLKKMQLIHNHAKRELELIKQRYQSTVEKLLGVFTNVLQVLVDEPPEVQTVDPVERVNQVLIPSGGAEQLLTECEAINAYKGNNYFPLLWQFYKSHRSTFFRLLGALKFSSTTNEQSVVEALNFILENQSRRGQFFNNTIDLDFASPQWQKLLFVEQGNKTKIVRRHLEVCVFSYLMAELRSGDICVKGSENYADHREQLLPWSECLPLIDQYCGDLGFASDAVGNVYELKSLLTDTAFKVDAGYPDNRQLVINDLGEPVLKKSPRHDLSPSAKTLLEAVEQRFGERNLIDILRNVDYWTNFTRHFGPMSGSDPKLERATERYLLTSFTYGCNLGPTQAARHMRGIVTSKEISFVNRRHVSVDKLNAALVDIINRYNVLKLPSIWGDGTTAAADGTKYELYEENLLSEYHIRYGGYGGIAYHHVSDTYVALFSHFISCGTWEAVYIIEGLLKNLSDIQPHTIHADTQGQSTPVFALSHMLGIKLMPRIRNWKDLNFFRPDNDTVYKHIDSLFKDAIDWEKIQTHWQDILQVVLSIQTGKISSAVLLRKLGNYSRKNRLYQAFQELGRVIRTVFLLQYISDMKLRQQITAATNIVESYNGFSKWFFFGGFGVIANNDPIEQEKIVKYNDLVANAVIFHNVVDLTEVLRDFLKAGYLITREDVAALSPYMTSHIKRFGDYLIDMETVPNLLDDDKLLVLA, encoded by the coding sequence GTGACATCAATTGAACGTACCGCTTATCCTAGATTCAAACGCCAATTTACCACCAAAGAACTTACTGAGATTTATACTCCAACTAAATCCGAAATTGCTTTCGCTTACAATACGACGAAAGGTGAAAGTAATATTTTGAGTCTGCTCGTCATTTTAAAATCATTCCAAAGACTGGGTTACTTTCCATCGATTGCAGATATCCCACTGAAAATTATTAACCATATTCGCAGTCATTTAAAATTTGCTCTTGATATTGTTTTAGGTTATGAAAATAACAAAACAATGTACCGACATCGAACAGCTATCCGCGAATATCTTCAAGTTAAATCTTTTAATCAGACTGCGCTGCATTTAGCGGTATCTGCGGTGAATGAATCAGCCCAGGTGATGGATAATCCTGCTGATTTAATGAATGTGGCAATTGCCGAACTAATTAAAAATAGATATGAATTACCAGGATTTAACACATTAAATAGATTAGTACGCCGAGTTAGGAATGTAGTCAATCAAAACCTATTCAATTTGGTACTTAGTCGCCTAAGTAATGATTATCAACAACGTCTACTCGACCTTTTAGATAATCATCCAGTCGAATATAGAAGTCTTTACAATAATCTCAAGCAACTTCCTAAACGCCCAACCCGCAATCATCTCAATGATTTAATTGTACATTCAATCTGGCTTGATTCTTTGGGAGATATTAAACCACTCCTTGCTGATATGACAGCAGCTAAGATTCAACACTTTGCTGCTGAAGCGAGAGTATTAGATGCGAGTGAAATCAAAGAGTTTAATTTGCCAAAACGAATTACTCTAATATTATGCCTGATTTACTCGGCAAGCGTGATGACGCGAGATAATTTGGTCGAGATGTTTCTCAAAAAAATGCAGTTAATTCATAATCATGCCAAAAGAGAATTAGAACTTATCAAACAAAGATATCAATCAACGGTTGAGAAGTTACTGGGGGTTTTCACTAATGTTCTACAAGTATTGGTTGATGAACCGCCAGAAGTTCAGACTGTCGATCCGGTCGAGCGAGTTAATCAAGTACTCATTCCATCCGGTGGTGCTGAACAACTATTAACTGAATGTGAGGCGATAAATGCCTATAAGGGAAATAATTATTTTCCCCTATTGTGGCAATTTTATAAAAGTCATCGCAGTACTTTCTTTCGGTTGCTAGGTGCTTTGAAGTTTTCATCCACTACCAACGAACAAAGTGTAGTTGAGGCATTAAATTTTATTTTAGAAAATCAGTCACGGCGGGGTCAATTCTTCAATAATACTATTGATTTAGATTTTGCTTCTCCTCAATGGCAGAAACTTTTATTCGTCGAACAAGGAAACAAAACTAAAATTGTGCGTCGCCATCTGGAAGTTTGTGTTTTTTCTTACTTAATGGCTGAATTGAGGTCGGGGGATATTTGCGTCAAGGGAAGTGAGAATTACGCTGACCACCGAGAACAGTTGTTGCCTTGGTCAGAATGTTTACCACTGATTGACCAGTATTGTGGAGATTTGGGTTTTGCTAGTGATGCGGTTGGTAATGTTTACGAACTCAAGTCTTTGTTGACTGATACGGCTTTTAAAGTGGATGCTGGTTATCCAGATAATCGTCAACTTGTGATTAATGATTTGGGTGAACCTGTATTAAAAAAATCTCCACGTCATGATTTGAGTCCATCAGCTAAGACTTTACTTGAGGCTGTGGAACAAAGGTTTGGTGAACGTAATTTGATTGATATTCTGCGGAATGTCGATTATTGGACTAATTTTACACGCCATTTTGGGCCGATGAGCGGCAGCGATCCGAAATTAGAACGGGCGACAGAACGTTATTTGTTGACTAGTTTCACCTATGGTTGTAATTTGGGGCCGACTCAAGCTGCAAGACACATGCGGGGTATTGTCACAAGTAAGGAAATATCGTTTGTTAATCGGCGTCATGTGAGTGTGGATAAATTGAATGCAGCCCTTGTGGATATTATTAATCGCTACAATGTTTTAAAGCTTCCGAGCATTTGGGGTGATGGGACAACTGCGGCGGCTGATGGGACTAAGTACGAACTCTACGAAGAAAATTTACTCTCTGAGTATCATATCCGCTATGGTGGCTACGGAGGCATTGCTTACCACCATGTTTCTGATACCTATGTGGCGCTATTTAGTCATTTTATTTCCTGCGGAACCTGGGAGGCTGTTTATATTATTGAGGGTTTGTTAAAAAATCTTTCTGATATTCAGCCTCATACGATTCACGCAGATACTCAAGGGCAATCAACGCCTGTGTTTGCATTATCACATATGTTGGGGATTAAGTTAATGCCCCGGATTCGGAATTGGAAAGATTTAAATTTCTTCCGCCCAGATAATGATACGGTTTACAAGCATATTGATTCTTTGTTCAAGGATGCGATTGATTGGGAGAAAATTCAAACCCATTGGCAAGATATTTTACAGGTTGTGCTGTCGATTCAAACTGGCAAGATTTCGAGTGCGGTGCTGTTACGAAAACTGGGAAACTATAGTCGTAAAAACAGATTATACCAAGCTTTTCAGGAGTTAGGACGGGTAATCAGGACGGTATTTCTGTTGCAATATATTTCGGATATGAAGTTACGACAACAGATTACTGCGGCAACGAATATTGTTGAGTCTTATAACGGTTTCTCAAAGTGGTTTTTCTTCGGTGGTTTTGGAGTTATTGCTAATAATGACCCAATTGAGCAGGAGAAGATTGTTAAATATAATGATTTGGTTGCTAATGCTGTGATCTTCCACAATGTTGTAGATTTGACTGAGGTTTTGCGTGATTTCCTGAAAGCTGGTTATTTGATTACTCGTGAAGATGTGGCGGCGTTGAGTCCTTATATGACGAGTCATATCAAGCGTTTCGGCGATTACTTGATTGATATGGAGACTGTACCGAATTTGTTGGATGATGACAAGCTCTTAGTTTTGGCTTGA
- a CDS encoding flavin monoamine oxidase family protein — protein sequence MGLASALATATWHNGQDSMAFGTIPKVLVVGAGIAGLTAAYRLRQAGVPVDIVEARNRVGGRMRSLANAAGTNVTVELGGEFIDTDHTKLRSLAQELGLTIVDILATDQGLVPETWYFQGRKIPELEIISYFIPLARKIDEDLVAIGDGDVTYRSYNQAAFALDNTSIAEYLEQAQINPILQEMLNVSYTTEYGREAAEQSCLNLLFLIGTNTDTFSLYGESDERYTIRGGNDQVPHLLANYLANVIQTETELEAICIRPDGRYRVSLKSGYKTFDRTYERILLTLPFTTLRLVKLDVNLPAFKKRAIALLGYGTNAKLITAYQQKLWRNKYNSTAATFTDTGFQNTWEASRYQKGPKGLVTDFTGGKHGLSLGKGSAESQAQIFLPQLDRIFPGIKNLRQGEAIRAYWPGEQYTRASYACYLVGQWTSIAGAEQKRVGNLFFAGEHCSLSYQGYMEGGCATGEVAAQRILKDLGLRNISAQQKKPINTNQLLRRHPRIPRDERFSDDYTQE from the coding sequence TTGGGATTAGCAAGCGCATTAGCTACAGCTACCTGGCATAACGGACAGGATTCTATGGCTTTTGGCACAATTCCCAAGGTGCTGGTAGTGGGTGCGGGAATTGCTGGCTTAACTGCTGCCTACCGTTTACGTCAAGCTGGGGTTCCTGTAGACATTGTTGAGGCGAGGAATCGCGTTGGTGGTCGGATGCGTAGTTTAGCCAACGCCGCAGGTACTAACGTGACTGTGGAACTAGGTGGAGAGTTTATTGATACAGATCATACAAAATTGCGATCGCTAGCTCAAGAATTGGGTTTAACAATAGTCGATATACTCGCCACTGATCAGGGATTAGTGCCAGAAACATGGTATTTTCAAGGACGCAAAATTCCCGAACTAGAAATTATTAGTTACTTCATTCCTTTAGCACGTAAAATTGACGAGGATTTAGTTGCAATTGGCGATGGAGATGTAACTTATCGCTCTTACAATCAGGCAGCTTTCGCTTTAGATAATACTTCTATTGCAGAGTATTTAGAGCAAGCACAAATTAATCCCATTCTCCAAGAAATGCTGAATGTCTCTTATACCACCGAGTATGGCCGAGAAGCAGCAGAACAATCTTGTTTAAATCTACTGTTTTTAATTGGTACCAACACTGATACATTCTCACTCTACGGTGAAAGCGATGAACGTTACACCATTCGTGGCGGTAACGACCAAGTACCACATCTGCTAGCGAATTACTTGGCAAATGTTATACAAACTGAAACAGAATTAGAAGCTATCTGTATCCGTCCCGATGGTCGCTATCGAGTTAGTTTAAAGTCTGGCTATAAAACCTTTGATCGTACTTATGAAAGAATCTTGCTGACCTTACCCTTTACCACTTTGCGTTTAGTGAAGTTGGATGTGAATTTACCAGCATTTAAAAAGAGAGCGATCGCTCTCTTAGGATATGGTACAAATGCCAAGTTAATTACAGCCTATCAACAAAAATTGTGGCGCAATAAATATAACTCAACAGCAGCAACATTTACTGATACAGGCTTTCAAAACACCTGGGAAGCCAGTCGCTACCAAAAAGGCCCCAAAGGTCTGGTTACTGACTTTACTGGTGGTAAACATGGTTTATCTTTAGGTAAAGGTTCAGCCGAATCTCAAGCCCAAATATTTTTACCACAGTTAGATCGGATTTTCCCCGGAATTAAAAACCTCCGTCAAGGTGAAGCCATTCGCGCCTATTGGCCTGGAGAACAATATACACGAGCCTCCTATGCTTGCTATTTAGTCGGACAATGGACAAGCATCGCTGGAGCAGAACAAAAGCGTGTAGGTAATCTATTTTTTGCTGGCGAACACTGTTCTCTGTCCTACCAAGGGTATATGGAAGGCGGTTGTGCAACAGGTGAAGTTGCAGCTCAAAGAATCCTCAAAGATTTAGGTTTGCGAAATATCTCTGCTCAACAGAAAAAACCAATTAATACCAATCAACTTTTGCGCCGTCATCCCAGGATTCCAAGGGACGAACGTTTTTCTGACGACTACACCCAAGAGTAA
- a CDS encoding glycosyltransferase, whose amino-acid sequence MKISVSIVITVYNRENYLAAAIKSVLAQTWSDLELLIWDDGSTDRSVEIASEYAQQDQRIRVIAAKHTGIAPAIHGAVAATTGDYIGWVDSDDILAPTALEQTISILNNHPLVGLVYTDYQLMDEQGNLHGIGQRCQIPYSKERLLVDFMIFHFRLIRRTVYEQVGGIDPNFTYAEEYDLCLKLSEVTDFYHIPQPLYYYRRHSGNLTNEQFEPIRWSQKAINNALKRRG is encoded by the coding sequence ATGAAAATATCTGTTTCTATCGTCATCACAGTTTACAATCGAGAAAACTACCTTGCTGCGGCAATTAAAAGTGTCCTAGCTCAAACTTGGTCTGACTTGGAATTGTTAATCTGGGACGATGGCTCTACAGATCGCTCCGTTGAAATTGCATCCGAGTATGCCCAGCAAGATCAACGCATCCGAGTCATAGCTGCCAAACATACTGGTATTGCCCCTGCTATCCACGGAGCGGTTGCAGCAACCACTGGAGATTATATCGGTTGGGTAGACAGTGACGATATTCTAGCTCCAACCGCCTTAGAACAGACAATTTCCATTCTGAATAACCACCCCTTGGTAGGACTTGTTTACACAGACTATCAACTAATGGACGAACAGGGGAACCTGCATGGAATCGGGCAGCGTTGCCAAATCCCCTATTCCAAAGAACGGCTACTTGTTGACTTTATGATCTTCCATTTCCGCTTAATACGCCGCACCGTTTACGAGCAAGTGGGAGGTATTGATCCGAACTTTACTTATGCCGAAGAGTATGATTTGTGTCTAAAACTGTCTGAAGTCACCGACTTTTACCATATCCCTCAACCTCTTTATTATTATCGCCGTCACTCTGGCAATTTGACTAACGAACAGTTTGAACCGATTCGCTGGTCTCAAAAAGCAATCAATAACGCACTCAAAAGGCGGGGTTAG